In the Sandaracinus amylolyticus genome, CATCCACCGCGCATCGGCGCGATCCCCCTCGGGCCCGAGGCGCGCGAGCACCTCGAGCTCCTCGGGCACGAAGAAGCGGCGGAACGACACCCATCCGTCGTGCGCGAACGCGACGTCGCGGAAGCGCAGGAGCCCGATCGATCCGACCACCAGCGCGTGCATGCGGCTGCGATATCCGTCGATCAGCACCACGCCGCGCCCCGCGACGCGGCTCGCCTCCGACGCGAGCACCGCGACGAGCCCCGGCGGGAAGTGGTGCAGCGACTGGGTGCACACGATCACGTCGTACGCGCCGCGCTCGATGCCCGAGAGGTCGAGCGCGTCCTGCACCGCGAAGCGCACGTCGAGGCCGTCACGCCGCGCGACGGCCTCGCCGATCTCCAGGTACTCGGGCTTGAGATCGGTCGCGCAGAGCTCGATCGCGAGCCCCTCGTCGCGCGCCATGCGCGCCGCCGCGAGCGCGAAGCCTCCGTGCCCCGCCGCGAGATCGAGCACGCGCGTGGGGCGCGATCGATCGCGCCCGAGGTAGGGCCGCAGCGCGTCGAAGAACGCGGCGTATCCGCCGACCATCACGTTCAGCGCGTCGAGGTGCTCGAGCACCCGCACCCGCGCCGCGCGATCGAAGTGAGGATCGTCGAGCCACTCGGGCTCGTCGGTGCGCGAGAACCGCTCGTCGAGACCGATCGCGAGCGCGTGCAGCACACCGCGGCGCGAGGCCTCCTCGCGGACCTCGCATCGCATGTGATCGAGCGCGCGCTGCGCGATGTCCGCGAGCGCTCGGCGCGCCGAAGGATCGCCGCTGCGTAGCCGCGACGCGATCGCGCGAGCCTCGGGCCGCGCGCGGTCGAGCGCGCGCGACGCCGCCTGAGCGCGGATCTCACCGAGCGCGTGCACCGAAGGCGTGCGGAGTCGGATCGCGCGGATCCCGCGCGCGATCGTGGAGACCGAGCGATCGAGCAGCTCCATGAACGAAGCACTCTGCCGAAGATCCTGCGGGCACGCGAGCGCACGATCACGCACCGAGGTACGCCGCGCGCACCCGCGCGGTGCAGAGCGCCATCAGCCCCGGGATCGCGATGAAGCAGAGAGGCGTCGGCACGTAGAGCGCGAGCGCCACGACGCCCGCGTACCAGCCCCAGCGCCGCACCCGCTGGAGCCCGACCGCCGCGACCCACGGCAGCACGAGCCACGGGAGCGCGAGCACGAATGCGCCGCCGACCGCCGAGAGCGTGGACCCGAGCACACCGGCCCGCAGCATCCACGCGAGGTTCCGCATGCCTTGGAGCGAGAGCA is a window encoding:
- a CDS encoding methyltransferase domain-containing protein, whose translation is MELLDRSVSTIARGIRAIRLRTPSVHALGEIRAQAASRALDRARPEARAIASRLRSGDPSARRALADIAQRALDHMRCEVREEASRRGVLHALAIGLDERFSRTDEPEWLDDPHFDRAARVRVLEHLDALNVMVGGYAAFFDALRPYLGRDRSRPTRVLDLAAGHGGFALAAARMARDEGLAIELCATDLKPEYLEIGEAVARRDGLDVRFAVQDALDLSGIERGAYDVIVCTQSLHHFPPGLVAVLASEASRVAGRGVVLIDGYRSRMHALVVGSIGLLRFRDVAFAHDGWVSFRRFFVPEELEVLARLGPEGDRADARWMPPTHCVVTIPTG